A window from Streptomyces sp. NBC_00271 encodes these proteins:
- a CDS encoding DUF485 domain-containing protein, which translates to MPDPFPYPEYQPHRSGAPYRPAPHFSSSDVIYAWQQHQEFDSGMTSPHTGLGHHSDLRVLRRAYRTQRRVATFTALGYFTLFLVLSAFAPSLMTGTVSGGLSTGLLLGLLQVPVTCLAVGLYEHAARRRVDPIADRIRKQAELDVKRGVAQ; encoded by the coding sequence ATGCCAGATCCGTTCCCTTATCCCGAATACCAGCCGCACCGGTCAGGAGCGCCGTACCGCCCCGCGCCTCATTTCTCCTCTTCCGATGTCATCTACGCGTGGCAGCAGCATCAGGAGTTCGACAGCGGGATGACGTCGCCTCATACGGGGCTCGGTCACCACAGCGACCTACGTGTGTTGCGCCGCGCCTACCGCACCCAGCGGCGCGTGGCGACGTTCACGGCGCTCGGATACTTCACGCTCTTTCTTGTGCTGTCCGCGTTCGCACCGTCGTTGATGACGGGCACTGTCTCGGGCGGCCTGTCCACGGGGCTGCTTCTCGGGCTGCTCCAGGTACCCGTCACCTGTCTGGCGGTCGGGCTGTACGAGCACGCCGCACGCCGCAGGGTCGACCCGATTGCGGACCGCATTCGCAAGCAGGCCGAGCTGGACGTGAAGCGGGGAGTGGCTCAGTGA
- a CDS encoding DUF7144 family membrane protein, whose translation MTALYRKGAAMTTVPDRTRRVPGKPGSGETINEASSFAGIMMLLSGPLSILMGASGIAQDTLFAASRYAYRFDLTAWGWIHLVIGVALVITGLGVLTDKSWGRGAGVVVAGISLITQFMFVPYYPLWAIPAMTLDLLILFALTRVHIETRGGR comes from the coding sequence GTGACCGCGCTGTACAGGAAGGGTGCTGCCATGACAACGGTGCCGGACAGGACACGGAGAGTCCCCGGAAAGCCCGGCAGCGGCGAAACGATCAACGAGGCCTCCTCGTTCGCCGGGATCATGATGCTGCTCAGCGGGCCCCTCAGCATTCTTATGGGCGCGTCCGGCATCGCACAGGACACCCTGTTCGCCGCGTCCCGGTACGCCTACCGGTTCGACCTGACCGCTTGGGGCTGGATTCACCTTGTGATCGGAGTGGCACTTGTCATTACCGGCCTGGGAGTCCTGACAGACAAGAGCTGGGGGCGCGGGGCCGGTGTAGTGGTGGCAGGGATCAGCCTGATCACCCAGTTCATGTTCGTTCCGTACTACCCGTTGTGGGCCATCCCTGCGATGACACTCGACCTCCTGATCCTGTTTGCGCTGACGAGGGTCCATATCGAGACCAGGGGCGGTCGGTGA
- a CDS encoding DUF4097 family beta strand repeat-containing protein, with product MARTRTRTAGRTAAVAGAVVALVATAAGCGANAGDDKHPEHRAFALHGRTLTVDSDDSALEFVVAESAEADKVEVTRWFQGHILVGGDPRVTWAMKDDRLTLRMKCSGAVADCSAKHRIVVPRGVAVKVVDGDGSVRAEGFKEALGIRTSDGSVRVTNSSGALDLRTADGSIRALGIDSRHVRAQTSDGSVRLELGVVPDLVEARSQDGSLTIGLPRDTYRVTAESGDGSVRVSVPRDPASSHVVSARANDGSITVRTAN from the coding sequence ATGGCTCGGACTCGGACACGGACAGCTGGGCGGACCGCGGCGGTCGCCGGTGCCGTCGTCGCTCTCGTCGCGACCGCCGCGGGCTGCGGGGCGAATGCCGGGGACGACAAGCATCCGGAGCATCGGGCGTTCGCGCTGCACGGTCGTACGCTCACCGTGGACTCGGACGACTCCGCGCTGGAGTTCGTGGTCGCCGAGTCGGCCGAGGCGGACAAGGTCGAGGTCACCCGGTGGTTCCAGGGCCACATCCTCGTCGGTGGGGATCCGCGCGTGACCTGGGCGATGAAGGACGACCGGCTGACGCTGCGGATGAAGTGCTCCGGCGCGGTCGCCGACTGCAGCGCCAAGCACCGGATCGTCGTGCCGCGCGGTGTCGCGGTGAAGGTCGTGGACGGGGACGGGAGCGTACGGGCGGAAGGGTTCAAGGAGGCGCTCGGGATCCGTACGTCGGACGGGAGTGTCCGCGTGACGAACTCCTCCGGCGCGCTGGACCTGCGTACCGCCGACGGCTCGATCCGCGCCCTCGGCATCGACTCGCGCCACGTGCGCGCCCAGACCTCCGACGGGTCCGTACGGCTCGAACTCGGCGTCGTACCCGACCTGGTCGAGGCCCGCAGCCAGGACGGTTCGCTCACCATCGGGCTGCCCCGCGACACCTACCGGGTGACGGCCGAGAGCGGGGACGGATCCGTACGGGTGTCCGTGCCCCGGGACCCGGCCAGTTCGCACGTGGTGTCCGCCCGCGCGAACGACGGAAGCATCACAGTACGAACCGCGAACTAA
- a CDS encoding DUF4383 domain-containing protein: protein MATHVLRPGTRRRIAFDDHLPVDHRLNTFYRIGAGLMGLFLLAFGILGLTNNVGFFTTHGDRVIGLNTNGSLSVLSICVGLLLFVGMVIGGNFASTLNMVFGVLFILNGFLNLALLDGRYNFLAFRIQNVLFSFVVGVLLMFFGMYGRVGSALPHDNPYYKARHPEEAERTERIGALRESASATALQQSHRAAPTPKAVGGTETKASETTEASESKASESKAAESRASETEAAETKAAEPPRTTDP from the coding sequence ATGGCCACGCACGTACTTCGTCCCGGAACCCGACGACGCATCGCCTTCGACGACCATCTGCCGGTCGATCACCGGCTGAACACGTTCTATCGGATCGGCGCGGGCCTGATGGGCCTCTTCCTGCTCGCCTTCGGCATCCTGGGCCTGACCAACAACGTCGGCTTCTTCACCACCCACGGGGACAGGGTCATAGGGCTGAACACCAACGGCTCGCTCAGCGTGCTGTCCATCTGCGTGGGGCTGCTGCTGTTCGTGGGCATGGTGATCGGCGGGAACTTCGCCTCGACGCTCAACATGGTCTTCGGCGTCCTGTTCATCCTCAACGGATTCCTGAACCTGGCGCTGCTGGACGGCCGCTACAACTTCCTCGCCTTCCGCATCCAGAACGTGCTGTTCAGCTTTGTGGTCGGCGTCCTGCTGATGTTCTTCGGGATGTACGGGAGGGTCGGCTCGGCCCTGCCGCACGACAACCCGTACTACAAAGCCCGTCACCCCGAGGAGGCCGAGCGGACGGAGCGGATCGGGGCGCTGCGGGAGTCGGCCTCGGCAACGGCCCTGCAGCAGTCGCACAGGGCCGCGCCGACGCCCAAGGCCGTGGGCGGCACGGAAACCAAGGCATCGGAAACCACCGAAGCGTCGGAATCCAAAGCGTCGGAATCCAAGGCAGCGGAATCCAGGGCATCGGAGACCGAGGCAGCGGAGACCAAGGCCGCCGAGCCGCCCAGGACCACGGACCCCTAG
- a CDS encoding amidase domain-containing protein, which translates to MRSKTLSRCSTLTAIAVSAVLLPLSSAHAATASVTVNRATADAFGRMADAVLTDRTAALLDKSGPAPRTALASKSTGGIKLTAALTKTEDTAVTSLRGTRSRLAALGEAYTAADTKVTVDRTRRWGKVATAWVTETTVLTYKKIRGDEPDTTGFDAHHVLTFAAQPDGTWKLSGLRTTDTGAHQVNEPVTAAPARRTPMAVVDAPPAATTYPAPANPKKLTGGAYDYAAMATYAEKYWKNYNAAYRKFNGVGGDCTNFVSQSLLAGGWQPISTVTPEEYDTWYYVANGQSDSWAGVNEWSWFTQTAKRTAPLANVYQMDVGDVLQVDFDKDGSKDHTMVTSYRSSSGMPYLTYHDADTYRRSLSSILASYPTSAYYAYRT; encoded by the coding sequence GTGAGATCGAAGACGTTGAGCCGATGCTCGACCCTGACGGCGATCGCCGTCTCCGCAGTGCTGCTGCCCCTTTCCTCCGCCCACGCGGCGACCGCGTCCGTCACCGTGAACCGGGCGACGGCCGACGCGTTCGGCCGGATGGCGGACGCCGTGCTCACCGACCGCACGGCGGCCCTCCTCGACAAGAGCGGGCCGGCACCCCGCACGGCCCTCGCGTCGAAGTCGACGGGAGGCATCAAGCTGACCGCCGCGCTGACGAAGACGGAGGACACCGCGGTGACCTCCCTGCGCGGCACCCGCTCCCGCCTCGCGGCGCTGGGTGAGGCCTACACCGCCGCCGACACCAAGGTCACCGTCGACAGGACGCGCAGGTGGGGCAAGGTGGCCACCGCCTGGGTCACCGAGACCACCGTCCTCACGTACAAGAAGATCCGCGGCGACGAACCCGACACCACGGGGTTCGACGCGCACCACGTCCTGACCTTCGCCGCCCAGCCGGACGGCACCTGGAAGCTCTCGGGCCTGCGTACGACCGACACGGGCGCCCACCAGGTCAACGAACCCGTCACCGCCGCCCCCGCGCGCAGGACCCCGATGGCCGTTGTCGACGCCCCCCCGGCAGCGACCACGTATCCCGCGCCCGCCAACCCCAAGAAGCTCACCGGAGGCGCGTACGACTACGCGGCGATGGCGACCTACGCCGAGAAGTACTGGAAGAACTACAACGCGGCCTACCGCAAGTTCAACGGGGTCGGCGGCGACTGCACCAACTTCGTGAGCCAGAGTCTGCTGGCGGGCGGCTGGCAGCCGATCAGCACCGTGACTCCGGAGGAGTACGACACCTGGTACTACGTCGCCAACGGCCAGTCCGACTCCTGGGCGGGCGTGAACGAGTGGTCCTGGTTCACCCAGACCGCCAAGCGCACCGCGCCGCTGGCGAACGTCTACCAGATGGACGTCGGTGACGTCCTGCAGGTGGACTTCGACAAGGACGGGTCCAAGGACCACACCATGGTCACGTCCTACCGCAGCTCCAGCGGCATGCCGTACCTGACGTACCACGACGCCGACACCTACCGCCGGTCGCTGTCGAGCATCCTCGCGTCGTACCCGACCTCGGCGTACTACGCGTACCGCACCTGA
- a CDS encoding transglycosylase domain-containing protein — protein sequence MDETTQLRLPPRAEETTQLRLPPGAERPAEKTTQLRVPTPAEIEAHSGAEDPSQRADRGTTSGHRGTRRKPAKPSAFAGRWARVARRLKPAYPRPGRTGWRRWMPSWRQWLGGWGLAIGLSGTFLVIAYAATDIPQNLNTYATQQDNVYFWSDGTPMARTGWVRRQAMPLKDIPQDVRWAVLAAENQSFYSDPGISFKGISRALVRTIGEGNTEGGSTITQQYVKNVYLNQNRSVSRKFTEAMISLKLDQKMSKDKILEGYLNTSWFGRGTYGIQRAAQAYYGKDVGELNASEAAMLASLLKGAGLYDPTLSQANHKRAVERWSWILDRMVKIGKLSPAERAKYTKFPEPTTQSQTFDTGKQSDYLVELATQYAKKAGHISDQQFDLGGYQIYTTFDRKRETALADAVTKARNKALKDDPKTAKAAHYGASSVAADGKILAVYGGPDHRTQGFNESNATTVPAGSSFLPFVYAAGLEHGVHKTRDSTATPVTPETLYNGDDNIPVTTPEGPYWDRANKKVAAHNDGNKSWGQISLRKALAESVNVPFMQLGMDTGLDKVRQTAEAAGLLSSTMGPQVPALSLGNSTPSAIRMANAYATFAAGGSHTEPYSVRRITRNGSQVALDTPRPKRAVSAEVAREVTEGLTDAFGTAHPTAALSAPETAGKAGTTADDTAAWYVGTNRSVSTAVVLYRIDLTKSLEPLPLKGLAGTSADDVPYGIWAGAMSPLG from the coding sequence ATGGATGAGACCACTCAGCTTCGCCTTCCGCCCCGCGCCGAGGAGACCACGCAGCTCCGCCTCCCGCCCGGCGCCGAACGTCCCGCCGAGAAGACCACTCAGCTTCGCGTACCGACTCCTGCCGAGATCGAGGCGCACTCAGGTGCGGAGGACCCCTCACAACGCGCCGATCGAGGGACGACTTCCGGCCATCGTGGCACCCGCCGCAAACCGGCCAAGCCCTCCGCGTTCGCCGGGCGCTGGGCGCGCGTCGCCCGCCGTCTGAAACCGGCGTACCCGCGCCCCGGTCGCACCGGCTGGCGACGCTGGATGCCCTCCTGGCGTCAGTGGCTGGGAGGCTGGGGCCTGGCCATCGGGCTGAGCGGAACGTTTCTGGTGATCGCCTACGCCGCGACAGACATACCCCAGAACCTCAACACGTACGCCACCCAGCAGGACAACGTCTACTTCTGGTCCGACGGGACACCCATGGCCCGTACGGGGTGGGTGCGGCGGCAGGCGATGCCGCTGAAGGACATACCCCAGGACGTGCGCTGGGCGGTGCTGGCCGCGGAGAACCAGAGCTTCTACTCCGACCCGGGCATCTCCTTCAAGGGCATCAGCCGTGCCCTGGTGCGCACGATCGGCGAGGGCAACACCGAAGGTGGCTCGACGATCACCCAGCAGTACGTCAAGAACGTCTACCTGAACCAGAACCGCTCGGTGAGCCGCAAGTTCACCGAGGCGATGATCTCCCTCAAGCTCGACCAGAAGATGAGCAAGGACAAGATCCTCGAGGGCTACCTCAACACCAGCTGGTTCGGCCGCGGCACGTACGGCATCCAGCGCGCCGCCCAGGCGTACTACGGCAAGGACGTCGGCGAACTCAACGCCAGCGAGGCCGCGATGCTCGCGTCCCTGCTGAAGGGCGCGGGCCTGTACGACCCCACCCTGAGCCAGGCGAACCACAAGCGCGCCGTGGAGCGCTGGTCCTGGATCCTCGACCGCATGGTCAAGATCGGCAAGCTGTCGCCGGCCGAGCGGGCCAAGTACACGAAGTTCCCCGAGCCGACCACGCAGTCCCAGACCTTCGACACCGGCAAGCAGAGCGACTACCTGGTGGAGCTCGCGACCCAGTACGCCAAGAAGGCCGGGCACATCTCGGACCAGCAGTTCGACCTCGGCGGCTACCAGATCTACACGACCTTCGACCGGAAGCGGGAGACGGCGCTCGCCGACGCCGTGACCAAGGCCCGCAACAAGGCCCTGAAGGACGACCCCAAGACGGCGAAGGCCGCCCACTACGGGGCCTCCTCGGTGGCCGCCGACGGCAAGATCCTCGCCGTCTACGGCGGCCCCGACCACCGTACGCAGGGCTTCAACGAGTCCAACGCGACCACGGTCCCGGCCGGTTCGTCGTTCCTGCCGTTCGTCTACGCGGCCGGGCTGGAACACGGCGTCCACAAGACCCGCGACAGTACGGCGACACCGGTCACGCCGGAGACGCTCTACAACGGTGACGACAACATCCCCGTCACCACACCCGAAGGGCCCTACTGGGACCGCGCCAACAAGAAGGTTGCCGCCCACAACGACGGCAACAAGTCCTGGGGGCAGATCAGCCTGCGCAAGGCGCTCGCCGAGTCCGTGAACGTGCCGTTCATGCAGCTCGGCATGGACACGGGCCTGGACAAGGTGCGGCAGACCGCCGAAGCGGCCGGGTTGCTCTCGTCGACCATGGGTCCCCAGGTGCCCGCGCTGTCCCTGGGCAACTCCACGCCCAGCGCGATCCGGATGGCCAACGCCTACGCCACCTTCGCCGCGGGCGGGTCGCACACCGAGCCGTACTCCGTGCGACGCATCACCCGCAACGGCTCCCAGGTCGCCCTGGACACCCCCCGCCCCAAGCGCGCGGTGAGCGCCGAGGTGGCCCGCGAGGTCACCGAGGGGCTCACGGACGCCTTCGGCACAGCGCACCCCACCGCGGCTCTGAGCGCACCGGAGACGGCGGGGAAGGCCGGCACCACGGCGGACGACACCGCCGCCTGGTACGTCGGTACGAACCGTTCCGTGTCGACCGCGGTCGTCCTCTACCGCATCGACCTGACCAAGAGCCTCGAACCACTGCCGCTCAAGGGGCTCGCCGGCACGTCCGCCGACGACGTCCCGTACGGCATCTGGGCCGGCGCCATGAGTCCGCTCGGCTGA
- a CDS encoding FmdB family zinc ribbon protein gives MPRYEYRCRTCGDTFELSRPMAESAAPADCPAGHDDTVKLLSTVAVATGGSSSATAPGPSGGGGGGCCGGGCCG, from the coding sequence ATGCCTCGCTACGAGTACCGCTGCCGGACCTGCGGCGACACCTTCGAACTGAGCCGCCCGATGGCGGAATCCGCCGCTCCGGCGGACTGCCCCGCCGGGCACGACGACACGGTGAAACTCCTGTCGACCGTCGCGGTCGCCACCGGCGGATCGTCCTCCGCGACCGCCCCGGGCCCGTCCGGAGGGGGCGGAGGCGGGTGCTGCGGCGGCGGTTGCTGCGGCTGA
- a CDS encoding HAD family hydrolase gives MSAPKVLVASDLDRTLIYSSAALALTMPDARAPRLLCVEVHEARPLSYMTETAAALLTALGDTAHFVPTTTRTRKQYQRINLPGPAPEYAICANGGHLLVDGVSDPDWHAAVTARLADECAPLAEVRDHLEATADPVWVRKHRVAEDLFAYLVVERELLPEEWVKELAVWAESRGWTVSLQGRKIYAVPKPLTKSAAVREVARRTGALLTLAAGDSLLDADLLLAADRGWRPGHGELAEADWTAPAITALPERGVAAGERILREFTHACGRPGAA, from the coding sequence ATGTCCGCGCCCAAGGTGCTCGTCGCCAGCGATCTCGACCGTACGCTGATCTACTCCTCCGCCGCCCTCGCGCTGACCATGCCCGACGCGCGGGCGCCGCGGCTGCTCTGCGTCGAGGTGCACGAGGCCAGGCCGCTGTCGTACATGACCGAGACGGCCGCCGCGCTGCTCACCGCGCTCGGCGACACGGCCCACTTCGTGCCCACCACGACCCGCACCCGCAAGCAGTACCAGCGCATCAACCTGCCGGGCCCCGCGCCCGAGTACGCGATCTGCGCCAACGGCGGGCATCTGCTCGTCGACGGTGTCTCCGACCCCGACTGGCACGCGGCCGTGACCGCGCGGCTCGCCGACGAGTGCGCGCCGCTGGCCGAGGTGCGGGACCACCTCGAGGCCACCGCCGATCCGGTCTGGGTCCGCAAGCACCGGGTCGCCGAGGACCTGTTCGCCTATCTGGTGGTGGAGCGCGAGCTGCTGCCCGAGGAGTGGGTGAAGGAGCTCGCCGTCTGGGCGGAGAGCCGCGGCTGGACGGTGTCGCTGCAGGGCCGCAAGATCTACGCCGTGCCGAAGCCGCTCACCAAGAGCGCGGCCGTCCGCGAGGTGGCCCGCCGCACCGGCGCCCTCCTCACGCTCGCCGCCGGTGACTCCCTTCTCGACGCCGATCTGCTGCTCGCCGCCGACCGCGGCTGGCGGCCCGGCCACGGGGAACTGGCCGAGGCCGACTGGACGGCGCCGGCGATCACCGCCCTCCCGGAGCGGGGGGTCGCGGCGGGGGAGCGGATCCTGCGGGAGTTCACGCACGCCTGTGGCCGACCGGGCGCGGCCTGA
- a CDS encoding phosphoribosyltransferase produces MKNVVWTGTWVAERLGVELVGDEKLSDLLGLALRRNPRRAHLLVSNVLGKHVPQSPSVVYGHGFALGRRVRELLGAEGARAAVVLGYAETATGLGHCVADGVGLAPYLHSTRRPVPGVDTAGGFEESHSHATSHLLLPENPALLAGAGPLVLVDDEFSTGNTVLNTIRDLHARYPRDRYVVVALVDMRSAADLGRLAEFATEIGARVDLVAAARGTVNLPEGVLEKGKALVAEHETTESTETADSRRPWHPGAARVELGWPRGLPDGGRHGFTPGHRIRLDAALPAMAARVADALPEGARRVLVLGFEELMYAPLKLARELEQVVSAEVRYSTTTRSPVLALDDPGYAIRTRLVFPAHDDPDDGPGERYAYNVAGAGFDAVVAVVDSAADTPALHAPDGLLAQLAEHTPSVLLAVVPSYVPARPSTERSSMLPEPLRGPAFSSYAPDEVGWLLQDLSDVTLEAPTEEREEAIQSGGAHYAESLPVEYQPSPQYQELFHTALGTSAARIAQAVGAVTELVLAERSPHPVLVSLARAGTPVGVLMRRWAKHRHGLDLPHYAVSIVRGRGIDANALRWLAAHHDPADVVFVDGWTGKGAITRELTEAIREFESAEGITGFDPEIAVLADPGSCVRTYGTREDFLIPSACLNSTVSGLISRTVLRSDLVGEYDFHGAKFYRELAGSDVSVDFLGAVAAHFPDVADAAVAQAKELLATDRTPTWEGWAAVERISEEYEIHDVNLVKPGVGETTRVLLRRVPWKILARAGAGTDLDHVRLLAQQRGVPVEEVDELPYTCVGLIHPKYTRGATGADGKAVTV; encoded by the coding sequence ATGAAGAACGTGGTGTGGACGGGGACCTGGGTCGCCGAGCGACTGGGTGTCGAGCTCGTCGGTGACGAGAAGCTGAGCGACCTGCTGGGGCTCGCGCTGCGGCGCAACCCCCGCCGGGCGCATCTGCTCGTGTCGAACGTGCTCGGCAAGCACGTCCCGCAGTCGCCGTCCGTGGTGTACGGACACGGCTTCGCGCTCGGCCGGCGGGTACGGGAGCTGCTCGGCGCCGAGGGCGCCCGCGCGGCCGTCGTCCTCGGGTACGCGGAGACGGCCACCGGCCTCGGTCACTGCGTCGCCGACGGCGTGGGCCTCGCGCCCTACCTCCACTCGACCCGCCGCCCCGTCCCCGGCGTCGACACGGCGGGCGGCTTCGAGGAGTCCCACTCCCACGCCACCTCCCACCTCCTGCTGCCGGAGAACCCCGCTCTGCTGGCGGGCGCGGGCCCCCTGGTCCTCGTCGACGACGAGTTCTCCACCGGCAACACGGTCCTCAACACCATCCGTGACCTCCACGCCCGCTATCCGCGCGACCGCTATGTGGTCGTGGCCCTGGTCGACATGCGCTCGGCCGCGGACCTGGGCCGTCTGGCGGAGTTCGCGACGGAGATCGGCGCACGGGTGGACCTGGTCGCCGCGGCGAGGGGCACCGTGAACCTCCCGGAGGGCGTCCTGGAGAAGGGCAAGGCGCTGGTGGCGGAACACGAGACCACCGAAAGCACCGAGACCGCCGACAGCCGCCGTCCCTGGCACCCCGGTGCCGCCCGTGTCGAGCTCGGCTGGCCCCGGGGTCTGCCCGACGGGGGGCGGCACGGCTTCACGCCCGGGCATCGAATACGGCTGGACGCGGCGCTGCCCGCGATGGCCGCGCGGGTCGCCGACGCGCTGCCGGAGGGCGCGCGGCGCGTCCTCGTACTCGGCTTCGAGGAGCTGATGTACGCGCCGCTCAAGCTGGCCAGGGAGCTGGAGCAGGTGGTGTCCGCCGAGGTGCGGTACTCCACGACCACCCGCTCCCCGGTGCTCGCCCTCGACGACCCCGGTTACGCCATACGGACGCGGCTCGTCTTCCCGGCCCACGACGACCCCGACGACGGACCGGGTGAGCGGTACGCCTACAACGTCGCGGGTGCCGGTTTCGACGCGGTCGTGGCCGTGGTCGACTCCGCCGCCGACACGCCCGCCCTGCACGCCCCCGACGGCCTGCTGGCCCAGCTCGCGGAGCACACGCCGAGCGTCCTGCTCGCCGTCGTTCCGTCGTACGTCCCCGCACGGCCGTCCACCGAAAGGTCCTCCATGCTCCCCGAGCCCCTCCGAGGCCCCGCCTTCTCCTCGTACGCGCCCGACGAGGTCGGCTGGCTGCTGCAGGACCTCTCGGACGTGACGCTGGAGGCGCCGACCGAGGAGCGCGAGGAGGCGATCCAGAGCGGCGGCGCCCACTACGCGGAGTCACTGCCGGTCGAGTACCAGCCGAGCCCCCAGTACCAGGAGCTGTTCCACACGGCCCTCGGCACCTCGGCCGCCCGGATAGCCCAGGCCGTCGGCGCCGTCACCGAGCTGGTGCTCGCCGAGCGCTCTCCGCACCCCGTACTCGTCTCGCTGGCCCGCGCGGGCACCCCCGTCGGCGTCCTGATGCGCCGCTGGGCCAAGCACCGGCACGGCCTCGACCTGCCGCACTACGCCGTCTCCATCGTCCGTGGCCGCGGCATCGACGCCAACGCGCTGCGCTGGCTGGCCGCCCACCACGACCCGGCCGACGTCGTGTTCGTCGACGGCTGGACCGGCAAGGGCGCCATCACCCGCGAACTCACCGAGGCCATCAGGGAGTTCGAGTCCGCCGAGGGCATCACCGGCTTCGACCCGGAGATCGCGGTCCTCGCCGACCCGGGCTCGTGCGTACGGACGTACGGCACCCGCGAGGACTTCCTCATCCCCTCCGCCTGCCTCAACTCGACGGTCTCAGGGCTGATTTCGCGCACGGTGCTGCGCTCGGACCTGGTCGGCGAGTACGACTTCCACGGCGCGAAGTTCTACCGCGAGCTCGCCGGCTCCGACGTCTCCGTCGACTTCCTGGGCGCCGTCGCCGCTCACTTCCCCGACGTCGCCGACGCGGCCGTCGCCCAGGCCAAGGAGCTCCTCGCCACCGACCGCACCCCCACCTGGGAGGGCTGGGCGGCCGTCGAGCGGATCAGCGAGGAGTACGAGATCCACGACGTGAACCTCGTCAAGCCGGGCGTCGGCGAGACCACCCGCGTGCTGCTGCGCCGCGTCCCCTGGAAGATCCTGGCGCGCGCCGGAGCGGGCACCGACCTCGACCACGTACGCCTGCTCGCCCAGCAGCGCGGGGTACCCGTCGAGGAGGTCGACGAACTCCCGTACACCTGCGTGGGGTTGATCCACCCGAAGTACACGCGCGGCGCGACCGGCGCCGACGGCAAGGCGGTGACGGTCTGA
- a CDS encoding HpcH/HpaI aldolase/citrate lyase family protein, which produces MRHFGHIAPEGRQRLFYREPCVFTADSPARVLAAALGATLYSPATRPHLADDVVKQAGRGVVSMVLCLEDSIDDAEVVGAEENLVRQFADLAGRPEGDGLPLLFVRVREPQQIPDLVRRLGASVRLLSGFVLPKFTEERGVPFMEALAAAESASGRRLFAMPVLESPGLLYLESRRETLEGISRVVDKYRDRVLALRLGVTDFCSAYGLRRAPDMTAYDVQIVASVIADVVNMLGRSDGTGFTVTGPVWEYFRVQERMFKPQLRRSPFQEGEVEELRQALIEHDLDGLLREIALDRANGLLGKTCIHPSHVPAVHALSVVSHEEYSDAQDILRPERGGGGVLRSAYTNKMNEVKPHRAWAERTLQRAQVFGVANEDIGFVELLAAALPA; this is translated from the coding sequence ATGCGCCATTTCGGACATATCGCCCCTGAGGGGCGGCAGCGACTCTTCTACCGGGAGCCGTGCGTCTTCACCGCCGACTCGCCCGCCCGCGTGCTCGCGGCGGCCCTCGGTGCCACCCTCTACAGCCCCGCGACCAGACCCCACCTCGCCGACGACGTCGTCAAGCAGGCCGGACGCGGCGTGGTCTCCATGGTCCTGTGCCTGGAGGACTCGATCGACGACGCCGAGGTCGTGGGCGCCGAGGAGAACCTGGTCCGGCAGTTCGCCGACCTCGCCGGACGGCCGGAGGGCGACGGGCTCCCGCTGCTGTTCGTACGGGTCCGTGAGCCCCAGCAGATCCCGGACCTCGTCCGGCGGCTCGGCGCGTCCGTGCGGCTGCTGTCCGGGTTCGTCCTGCCGAAGTTCACCGAGGAGCGGGGCGTCCCGTTCATGGAGGCGCTCGCCGCGGCCGAGTCCGCGAGCGGCCGGCGGCTGTTCGCGATGCCTGTCCTGGAATCGCCCGGGCTGCTGTACCTGGAGAGCCGCCGGGAGACCCTGGAGGGCATCTCCCGGGTCGTCGACAAGTACCGCGACCGCGTCCTCGCGCTGCGCCTGGGCGTCACCGACTTCTGCTCGGCGTACGGGCTGCGCAGGGCGCCCGACATGACCGCCTACGACGTCCAGATCGTCGCCTCCGTGATCGCGGACGTGGTGAACATGCTGGGGCGCTCGGACGGCACCGGGTTCACGGTCACCGGGCCCGTGTGGGAGTACTTCCGGGTCCAGGAGCGCATGTTCAAGCCGCAGCTGCGCCGCAGCCCCTTCCAGGAGGGTGAGGTCGAGGAGCTGCGCCAGGCGCTGATCGAGCACGACCTGGACGGGCTGCTGCGCGAGATCGCCCTCGACCGGGCCAACGGCCTGCTCGGCAAGACCTGCATCCACCCCTCGCACGTCCCGGCGGTGCACGCGCTGTCCGTGGTCAGCCACGAGGAGTACAGCGACGCGCAGGACATCCTCAGGCCCGAGCGGGGCGGCGGGGGTGTGCTGCGGTCGGCGTATACGAACAAAATGAATGAAGTGAAGCCGCACCGCGCCTGGGCCGAGCGCACCCTCCAGCGCGCCCAGGTGTTCGGTGTGGCGAACGAGGACATCGGCTTCGTGGAACTGCTCGCGGCCGCCCTGCCTGCGTGA